DNA from Caldanaerobius fijiensis DSM 17918:
AAGTGGAAAAAGATATAGAAAGAGTGCTAAAAGAAAATCCGGGGATAAGAAAAAAAGATATACCAGTGGAGTTGGTTACAGCATCAGCGTCAGGCCTTGATCCTGATATATCAGTTGATGCAGCTTATCTTCAAGCAAAAAGAATAGCACAGGCAAATGGACTTAAGTACCAGGAGGTGAAAGATTTAATTGATAGAAATATTGAGAAAAGTGCATTAGGTCTTTTTGGACAACCGAGGGTTAATGTATTAAAATTGAATTTGGCTTTGTACGATTTAGTACATCGTTGAGGTGAAATGAACTTGGAAAACAAGAATTCGGATTATTTTTTAAGGGAATTACAGAGAGCGAATAAAGGCAGATTGAAGATTTACATCGGAGCTGCTCCTGGCGTCGGCAAAACATACAAAATGCTAAGAGATGCTAATGAGTTAAAAAGACAGGGTATAGATGTGGTCATAGGTTTTGTTGAGACCTACGGTAGGAAAGAAACAGAGGAACAGATAGGTGAACTTGAGATACTGCCATTAAAAAAAATATACTATAATGGGATGGAACTCGAAGAAATGGATCTTGAAGGTATAATTGCAAGAAAGCCTCAATTGGTTGTAGTGGATGAACTGGCCCACAGGAACGCTCCCGGTTCCAAAAACAAGAAAAGGTATAAGGATGTACTGGATTTGATTGAAAATGGGATAAGCGTCATGACCGCTGTTAACATTCAGCATCTGGAAAGCCTTAATGATTACATAAACAGGATGACAGGTATAAAGGTTGGACAGACGGTTCCAGATTATATACTTGAATACGCAGATGAAATTGAAGTTGTGGACATTTCTCCAGAGGCGCTGAGGGAGAGGATAAGACAGGGTAAGGTGTATAGCAGCGATAAGATAGAAATGGCATTGAATAATTTTTTCAGAGAAGGTAATTTGACGGCGTTAAGGGAACTGGCTCTTAGAGAAGTTGCCAATGAAGTAGATGAGCGCCTACTGGAATACAGAAATATGAAAAAAGTCGAAGGATTGATGGGGGCGCAGGAGAGAATTCTAGTTTGTATAAATTTGAGATATAACTCTGAATATTTGATAAGAAGAAGTTGGAGAGTAGCTAAAATGCTAAAAGCCAAGCTCTATGTACTGCATGTATCCAGAGAAATAGAGCTGAGGGATTCGGAAAAGCTAAAAAAATTGGATGCAATAAAACAACTTTGTGATGAGCTGGATGCAGAATTTAAAATGATTATCTCGTCGGATCCCGTACAAGCCATTATAGATTATGCTAAAGAACAGGCAATAACTCAGATCGTATTGGGTCAGTCAGCGAGAAGGAGAATTGATGAAATTATAAAAGGTTCCATTGTGCGGCGGATCATGCAAAAAACCAGGTTTATAGATATCCTTATAGTAGCTGACCCGTATTTCTGGTGAGCGTATAAATTTAGCCTTGTTATGATCTTTTAAGCTTGTGGGATAAAAAGCACGATGAAGGAAAGTTGCTAAAATGAAGGAAAACTGCTAAAGACAGCCTGGCCAAGTTGTTGCCAGGCTGTCTCAATTCGATCATTTCATTGAAACATCTAACATCGTTCACTTCACAGGAATCGGTTTTCCATTATTGTCTGCGGATTCTACTTCTTTTTCAGCAATTTCAATGGTTGCCATAGTGCTTTCTGGTGTAGCTACAGTGATTGGCGTATCGTTTATAATAGAATTTACAAAGTACTTTATTTCGCGGTAATATCCATTATCTTTTGGCAGTTCAGGTATATATCCTTTTCCATCATTGGGGTTTATCTTTAATGTACCACCTTGATATATGAGATTGCCTCCTTCAAAGTTCACTCTGAATAGCATTTCAAAGCCATAGTCTCCACCTAAAGTCCAATCATCCTGGGCGTTTATGACCTTGCCATCAGCGTAATAATAATTTGTAGAAACAATATCATAACCACTTCCTGGAATTACATTTCTTGCTATCGTAGATACGCTATCTGGTTTGCCGAAGAGCCAGTTGATCATATCTACGTCGTGAATATGCTGATCTAAAAGGCAACCTCCGCTTTTATCTTTTTGTAAAAGCCAGTTTTGATAGGACCACTTAGGTGTGCCGCCACCTCTATAGAAGTATCCGCTGAGCACCTTACCAAATTTGCCACTTTCTACATACTCTTTTAAAACTTCGTATTCAGGCCAGAAGCGCAAACATTGGGCTATCATGAGCTTTTTGTTGTTTTTCTTTGCGGCATCTATCATCTGTCTGCATTGATCAGAGGTTAGTGCCATAGGTTTTTCGCATAATACATGCATTCCTTTGTTAAGCGCTTTTATGCTGGCTTCTGCGTGAAGATATGTAGGCAGGGCTATATCAACATAGTCTAACTGTTCTTTTTCTAACATTTCATCAATATCAGTGTAGAGGTTATATTTGCTAAAGTCGTATTTGCCTTTACCTACGTCAATGTTACCTTCCACAAATTTACCTTTGAATTTTTCTTCATCTATGTCGCAAATTGCAGTAAGTTTGACAGGAAAACCTTCCTGTTCTAACCGTATGTAGTTATCTAAATGGCCTCTCCCCATAAATCCGATGCCAATCAGACCTACTTTTAACATAAGACTCACCCCCTGGATAATTTGTACGAACCAATTATTATTCTACCATATATAAAACATCTGTCAACACGGGAAATTTTCTTTAATTTTAAATAATTCATCTCTTTCTGGAGGTATCAATGGATTCTTTTCGCCATTTGATGAGATGATATAAAGACCTTCTGGTATTACTTTTCCTATTATTGTAGCGTCAATTCCGGATTCCTTGAGTTTACTTACAACATTTTTCCCGTTTTTAGAAGATATCAGCAAAGAACCGCTGGATATAAGTCCTAATGGGTTAATATTAAAAAAGTTACATATATATTTAGTTTCGGGTCTTATAGGTACATTATCTAAATATATTTCTATTCCGACTCCTGAAGCCTCGGCAACTTCATAAGCTGCTCCTAAAAGCCCTCCTTCTGTGATGTCGTGCATGGCATTGACACCTGTACTTGATGCTATAAGGCCATCTTTAATTACGCAGATCTCCTTTAAGAAATTTTTTGCTCTTTCCACCATTTCATGACTAAAGTTTTTGGTCAATATATATTCGTAATCGTATGCAATTATTGCTGTTCCTTCAAGTCCTATTGATTTTGTCACAATGATATCATCACCAACTTTAGCATTGGATGCTGTGACAAAAGAATTCTTTTTTGCTATTCCCAGTGCTGTTGTACATATCACAGGTTTTGTAACAGATGGAGTGACCTCGCTGTGACCGCCAAGTACTTCTATGCCAAGTTCTTTAGCTGCTTTATCTATAGATTCCATCATGTCTTTAAAAATAGATTCAGATGCATTTTCAGGCAATAAAATTGTGACAAGAATACCTAAAGGTTTAGCTCCACATGCAGCTATATCGTTACAAGATATGATGACAGATAAATAACCGCTGTTTTTTTCTGCTGCTGTAATAGGATCTGTAGATAAAACGGCCACATTTTCTCCAAAATCGATGATACTACAATCCATACCAACCCCGGCATGTGCAATGACTTCGTTTCTTTTCAATCCTATATTGTTATAGGCATATTTTTTAAGTAATTCCGGTAGAACTTTTCCTGTTTTCAATAAAATCATCTCCTGATCGTGTTTTTCAATCTTTTGTATATCGTAAGAGCTATAATCGCTCCTAATGTAACTTGTATTAAGTCTCCGGCAAATTCTAGGGGTATAGCGCCGATGCCGTATATCAATCCAGCAGAAATAGCATATCCAATAAGCATAACAGGGGCACCAGAAATTATGGCTAAAAGGGCATTTTTATTGTTGTTTACAGTGCCCACTATGTATCCTTCCAACCCCTTTATAACAAAAGTAAATGGTGCCCATATAGGGTATCCACCTAGAAGGTCTGCCAATGCAGAACCCACTCCACCTAGTATACCACCGGTCTTGCCGCCATATAATAGCGCCACAAGATATATTACTGCTTCGCCGAGGTTGAAATAAATGCTAGGTTTGGGAATCGCAAATTTAGTGACGGCAGTTGCTACTATCAGCACGGCCATAAGAAGGCCTAAAACAGCTATATGTTTCGTTTTTTTGTTCAATACAGCACACCCTTTCTTCGTCGGTTTTTGTCTTATTAATATATTCTATCATATATTGGAGTTGGCTAAAAGATAAAGAAATAAATCCGGCTGCAACCGGATTTATTTCTTTATAGCCTTTTCCAGTGAATTAATATTGGAATTTAATATCTCGCTTTCTATTTTTATTAAGGATTTGTCTTTATTATCAATAGCTTTTTCTAGCTCTTTTATAGAATAATCGATTTTATTTGCTATTGATACCTGCTTTTGTTCTATTGATGCCCGCAGAGTGGCCCATTCTCTGTTGAGCGACGCAATGTCAGATTTTGCTCCTGACCAATTGTCATGATATGCTTTTAGAAAGATATTGCGTATCTGGTATATAACTCTATATATTCCAGGTATGTTTTTTGCTTTAAATAGCGCCATAAAATCAGGTATAAACTTATATGTTTCGTTGGTGGCTACTGCTATTGTTGCAGGGTTGTTGGTTTTTAAGCTGCTTGTCAAAGCATTTAAATTGTTAGAGAACTGTTCTATCATTTGACTGCTGGCGCCGTTTTTTGTCAGTTCTGGCTGTAAGTCGTTCCAATCCTTGTGTATTTTATCTACGATTTTAGTAGCATCTGAAAGGACTTTTTGTTCGGGTGATGGTGCAGGTTTTTCACCAGCTTTACCTTTTTCGCTAGCTTTGCTGCTCTTTTGGCTGCTTTGAGTTTTTCCCTGTTGTTTACTTTGACCACCTTGTTGTCCTCCACGGCTTTCTGACGTTGATGGCTTTGGCATTATCTTTTCGTTGATAACTTTTTCCAGTGATTTATAAAGTTTGTCTAAATCCTCTTTGAGAGAGGTTAAGGGTTTAGGTAATTCGGCGCTGGTTTTTTTGAGGTTTTTAGGTATGTTAGGTTTCTTTTTCGGTTTACAGCCGTTTAAGTTTAATATAAGCATGGTTATTAAAAACAATGTTAAGCTTACCTTAAGTATTTTATTATTCATAAGTTATCACCTCATATGTATTATTCTACCTTTGAATAAGTTTTATTATCTTGCATATTTTATTATCATTTTATTCTAAACATTTTTTTTATGGCGTTAATGGTTATGACTCTAAAGTACATAAGGATTAGAATATATAGTGAACAGCCAAAAGCAAGTGATATTAACAAGCCCGTTACTTTATTTATTCCTGCCAGGAAGAAATATACGAAAGAATATTTAAATGCAAAATATGTAAAAAATGCAGCTATACATGGATATATAAAACTATTGCAACCTATAGATATGTTTGTGTGTTTTTTAAGCGATGTATAGTCCAGTATGTTTAGTATAGTATAACTTATTATTATCCCTATTATATATCCATTGATTTTTAAATACGGCATAGCCACAAGTATGTACGTGAAATATAACCTCATACACGATGCGATAAACGAGTTTCTAAAGGTAATAACCTGTAAGTTTAAACCATTTAATATGCTGGCAAATACCTGATTTAGAAAAATAGGTACAATAGTAAATGAAAGCCAGAATAGCATCTGGCCTACGTGGCCAGCGGGGTAAAGCATGCGAGCTATAGGTTCAGGTAATGCCAGGAATATTGTCATCGTTAGAAAACCTATTATCAGTGATACGTCTATAGCTTCTCTTACCCTGCGCTCGATTAAATTGTAGTTTTTGTTGGAATGAGCTTCGGAAACAGCTGGTATTAATGTTACTGCAAGAGAATTGGTTATTATTGAGGGAAAAAAAATAAGCGGCATAGCCATTCCCGTTAGTTCTCCGTATATACTGATGGCTTGTGAGCTATTTAGACCGGCTACTGAAAGCCTCTGAGGTATAAGTATATTGTCTACGGCAGATAGTGCATTGATAATAACTCTATTTACAGTAAGAGGTATCGAGATTGCTATTATGTCGCCAAAATAACTTGTTGTCTTTAAATTGGTATTTGAATATATTTTCTTTTCTCTATGAAAAGCATAAGAAAGGTAAAAAAAACCAGATATTTCTCCAATTATGTTACCAAACATAGCTATAGCTGATGATGCAGAATAAGATATGTCTATACCATTTAAAAAATATAATAATCCCAGGACAATTATAACTCTGGATAATTGTTCAAGAATGTTTGCAATGGCATTAGGTGTAACATCCTGCATGCCTTCAAAAAAGCCTCTAATTATTGAAGACGTTGCGATGATAAAAATCGCTGGTGCAAAGATAAGCAAACTTGCAAAAGTTCTGCTATCTTTAAGTATATAAAGCGAAAACCATTTAGCACTTAATAGTAAAAATATCGAAATAGCAATACTCAAAGAAATTGTGATCTTAAGAGCGGTGTTTACTATTTTAAACGAACATTCATTATTGTTGTGTGTGGATTCTCTTGAAACCAGAGAGGACACTGCCACAGAAAATCCTCCTGTGACTAAAGAAAGTGAAAGAATGTATATAGGAAACGTCAACTGATAAATACCCATTCCTTCTGCGCCTATTAAATTTGATAATATTATTCTATATACAAAACCTATTACCCTTGTGATGAGATTGGCAATTGTTAAAATAAAAGCCCCCTGAATAAACGTCTTTTTCTTGACCAACGTGGGATTCCTCCAGTATATAATCTTATTAATTTATATTCAGGGGGGGGTTAATTTATGCAATATTATATTTTAGCATTTTGCAATTGATACAATTTGTAATAAATGCCCTGTTTCGCTAGAAGCTCTTGATGCTTGCCCATTTCTCTTATGCGCCCTTTGTGTATGACTATGATGTTATCGGCATGCTGTATGGTTGATAAGCGATGAGCAACGATTATAGTAGTACGGTTTTTAGATATTTTCATCAGTGAATCTTGAATTAATTGTTCGGTTTCTGTGTCGATGTTGGCGGTTGCTTCATCAAGGACTAATATAGTCGGATCGAAAGCTAAAGCCCTGGCAAAAGCGATAAGTTGCCTTTGCCCTTGTGAAAGGGTAGAACCTCTTTCAGTGACCGGTTCATCGTATTTTTTTGGTAATTTTTGTATAAACTTATCTGCATTTACATATGTGGCTACTTCTTTGAGCTTTTCGTCGCTTATCTCTTCGTTATTTAATCTTATGTTTGACTTGATATCTCCTGTGAACAAAAATACATCTTGAAGCACTACGGCAATATGACGTCTGAGTACAGATTGGGGTATGTTTTTTATATTTATGCCATCAATAAGAATTTCTCCTTTTTGTATATCATACAGCCTGCTAATAAGACTTATGATGGAGGATTTTCCAGCTCCTGTAGCGCCTACGAATGCCACTGTTTGTCCTGGCTCTATAGTAAAACTTACGTCTTTTAATACCCAGTCTTCTCCATTATAAGCAAAC
Protein-coding regions in this window:
- the kdpC gene encoding potassium-transporting ATPase subunit KdpC, which produces MANNIWKSLKLTLIFMCILGIIYPVLMALVARSIFPYQANGSIIYINGVPVGSELIGQKFTGNRWFHGRPSAVDYNPLKSGGSNLALSNLIFKAKVEKDIERVLKENPGIRKKDIPVELVTASASGLDPDISVDAAYLQAKRIAQANGLKYQEVKDLIDRNIEKSALGLFGQPRVNVLKLNLALYDLVHR
- the kdpDN gene encoding KdpD-like non-kinase potassium sensor (KdpDN resembles contains the N-terminal sensor region of KdpD but lacks the C-terminal histidine kinase region.); the encoded protein is MENKNSDYFLRELQRANKGRLKIYIGAAPGVGKTYKMLRDANELKRQGIDVVIGFVETYGRKETEEQIGELEILPLKKIYYNGMELEEMDLEGIIARKPQLVVVDELAHRNAPGSKNKKRYKDVLDLIENGISVMTAVNIQHLESLNDYINRMTGIKVGQTVPDYILEYADEIEVVDISPEALRERIRQGKVYSSDKIEMALNNFFREGNLTALRELALREVANEVDERLLEYRNMKKVEGLMGAQERILVCINLRYNSEYLIRRSWRVAKMLKAKLYVLHVSREIELRDSEKLKKLDAIKQLCDELDAEFKMIISSDPVQAIIDYAKEQAITQIVLGQSARRRIDEIIKGSIVRRIMQKTRFIDILIVADPYFW
- a CDS encoding Gfo/Idh/MocA family protein; protein product: MLKVGLIGIGFMGRGHLDNYIRLEQEGFPVKLTAICDIDEEKFKGKFVEGNIDVGKGKYDFSKYNLYTDIDEMLEKEQLDYVDIALPTYLHAEASIKALNKGMHVLCEKPMALTSDQCRQMIDAAKKNNKKLMIAQCLRFWPEYEVLKEYVESGKFGKVLSGYFYRGGGTPKWSYQNWLLQKDKSGGCLLDQHIHDVDMINWLFGKPDSVSTIARNVIPGSGYDIVSTNYYYADGKVINAQDDWTLGGDYGFEMLFRVNFEGGNLIYQGGTLKINPNDGKGYIPELPKDNGYYREIKYFVNSIINDTPITVATPESTMATIEIAEKEVESADNNGKPIPVK
- a CDS encoding AIR synthase family protein produces the protein MKTGKVLPELLKKYAYNNIGLKRNEVIAHAGVGMDCSIIDFGENVAVLSTDPITAAEKNSGYLSVIISCNDIAACGAKPLGILVTILLPENASESIFKDMMESIDKAAKELGIEVLGGHSEVTPSVTKPVICTTALGIAKKNSFVTASNAKVGDDIIVTKSIGLEGTAIIAYDYEYILTKNFSHEMVERAKNFLKEICVIKDGLIASSTGVNAMHDITEGGLLGAAYEVAEASGVGIEIYLDNVPIRPETKYICNFFNINPLGLISSGSLLISSKNGKNVVSKLKESGIDATIIGKVIPEGLYIISSNGEKNPLIPPERDELFKIKENFPC
- a CDS encoding ECF transporter S component → MNKKTKHIAVLGLLMAVLIVATAVTKFAIPKPSIYFNLGEAVIYLVALLYGGKTGGILGGVGSALADLLGGYPIWAPFTFVIKGLEGYIVGTVNNNKNALLAIISGAPVMLIGYAISAGLIYGIGAIPLEFAGDLIQVTLGAIIALTIYKRLKNTIRR
- the spoVB gene encoding stage V sporulation protein B yields the protein MVKKKTFIQGAFILTIANLITRVIGFVYRIILSNLIGAEGMGIYQLTFPIYILSLSLVTGGFSVAVSSLVSRESTHNNNECSFKIVNTALKITISLSIAISIFLLLSAKWFSLYILKDSRTFASLLIFAPAIFIIATSSIIRGFFEGMQDVTPNAIANILEQLSRVIIVLGLLYFLNGIDISYSASSAIAMFGNIIGEISGFFYLSYAFHREKKIYSNTNLKTTSYFGDIIAISIPLTVNRVIINALSAVDNILIPQRLSVAGLNSSQAISIYGELTGMAMPLIFFPSIITNSLAVTLIPAVSEAHSNKNYNLIERRVREAIDVSLIIGFLTMTIFLALPEPIARMLYPAGHVGQMLFWLSFTIVPIFLNQVFASILNGLNLQVITFRNSFIASCMRLYFTYILVAMPYLKINGYIIGIIISYTILNILDYTSLKKHTNISIGCNSFIYPCIAAFFTYFAFKYSFVYFFLAGINKVTGLLISLAFGCSLYILILMYFRVITINAIKKMFRIK